DNA sequence from the Nitrospirota bacterium genome:
TCAATAACGCCCGGCCCTCATCATTGGTCCTGGCGGTTGTCACAATCGTGATATCCATCCCATGGATGGAAGCAACCTCATCGTATTTTATCTCCGGGAAAATGAGCTGTTCTTTGAGCCCAAGCGTGTAATTGCCTCTCCCGTCGAACGACTTTGGCGACACACCCCTGAAGTCTCGAATCCGTGGCAACGACAACGTCACGAGACGATCAAAAAACTCCCACATTCTGCGGCTACGCAACGTAACCTTGGTGCCAATCGGCATGCCTTGGCGCAACTTGAAGGTGGCAATGGCTTTCCTTGCTTTCGTAATCAGCGGCTTCTGGCCTGTAATCAGGCCCAACTCTGTAGCGGCACTCTCCAGCAGCTTCACATTCTGAATCGCTTCTCCCATCCCCACATTCAAGACGATCCGTTCAAGCTTCGGGACCTGCATGATATTTTTGTAGCCGAACTCCTTCATGAGCGCAGGCACAACCTTCTGCACATACACCTCGCGCATCCGAGGATTGAACTTGGACTCCTCGCTGCCCTCGTCTTTTGCCTGTGGGGCAGGCGCCCCTTCCTTCTTCTTGGGTACTCGCCGCTCGGATGCCTTACCGGATTTTCCTGATTCGACCTTCGCCATCT
Encoded proteins:
- the rplE gene encoding 50S ribosomal protein L5, whose amino-acid sequence is MREVYVQKVVPALMKEFGYKNIMQVPKLERIVLNVGMGEAIQNVKLLESAATELGLITGQKPLITKARKAIATFKLRQGMPIGTKVTLRSRRMWEFFDRLVTLSLPRIRDFRGVSPKSFDGRGNYTLGLKEQLIFPEIKYDEVASIHGMDITIVTTARTNDEGRALLKHLGMPFRT